A segment of the Myxocyprinus asiaticus isolate MX2 ecotype Aquarium Trade chromosome 10, UBuf_Myxa_2, whole genome shotgun sequence genome:
aaataatcaTGTTTTGCCATCAATATTATGAACATACATTCCAACCAAGTGGACCTAAAGATATTATGAATATTGTTACAACCCTAATAACTATGGGCATATTAGACAATTAGATCAGTGAGAATGAGATTGCTATTAAAACTAGGAGCTGAAGTTCAGCTTCACCTTTGATGGCGCAGCCATTCAccatcatactgtatgtgtctCCATTAGGGTATGTGTAAACACAATGACCCTGATGCTGGTCATCCACCCAGCTTCCTGAGGAAGAGGAAAGCCAAGATGTTCTGAAAAAACATGTATAATTGGTGTAACTGTacggagagagaaaaaacaaataataataataataatgtttcattaaaagtgcactctgtaattttttcctcattaaaaaagttcaactcctaaagacatgaattgtaattttacaatataatAAGGAAATCATGAGcgcacattaaaatgaagactccagtcatatcagtagccttattaaagctgttttattctcagGTGGTGAGAAGTCAGGTGGTGTAAGCTAgtcaacatgcaggtagccattatCACTCAAAAATAcatgatatttgaaaaaaaaaaaaaaaaaaaaaaaaaaatttgactaaTGTAcagatggaaagaaattggtacttttgttcaccaaagtggcattcaactgatcacaatgtatagtcaggacattaataatgtgaaaaaattactattataatttgaaaaaaaattcagaacttcttaaactacttcaaagtgttctcattaaaaaatcttccacgtgcagcaatgacagctttgcagatccttggcattctagctgtcagtttgtccagatactcaggtgacatttcaccccacacttcctgtagcacttgccatagatgtgactgtcttgtcgggcacatctcacgcaccttacagtctagctgatcccacaaaaacttaatgggttaagatccataacactcttttccagtatctgttgtccagtgtatgtttctttgcccactctaaccttttctttttgtttttctgtttcaaaagtggcttctttgcaattcttcccataaggcctgcacccctgagtcttctctttactgttgtacatgaaactggtgttgagcgggtagaattcaatgaagctgtcagctgaggacatgtgaggcatctatttcttaaactagagactctgatgtacttatcctcttgtttagttgtacatctggccttccacatctctttctgtccttgttagagccagttgtcctttgtctttgaagactgtagtgtacacctttgtatgaaatcttcagttttttggctatttcaagcattgtatagccttcattactcaaaacaatgattgactgatgagtttctagagaaagctgtttcttttttgccatttttgtcctaatattgaccttaagacatgccagtctattgcatactgtggcacctcaaaaacaaacacaaagacaatgttaagcttcattaacgaaccaaatagctttcaactgtgtttgatataatggtaagtgattttctagtaccaaattatcaaattagcatgattcctcaaggataaggtgttggagtgatggctgctggaaatggggcctgtctagatttgatcaaaaatgtcttttttcaaatagtgatggtgctgttttttacatcagtaatgtcctgactatactttgtgatcagttgaatgccactttggtgaattaaagtaccaatttctttccgaaacagcaaaatctgtacattattccaaacttttttgaaacacttgactgtaatgtttctcacagtcttaaaaatcttttgatctgaaagcgtatgcttaaatgtttgaaatttgttttgtagataaaaatataattgtgccaccaaattaatttatttcattataaaactaaaatgtaattaagtttttgaaattgataacttggaccaaataataaagaaaagcaggcaataagtgcccagcatatagatgggaactcctttaatactgtttaaaaagcatcccagggtgataactcaagaagttggttgagaaaatgtcaagagtacatgtctgcaaattctaggcaaagtgtgacaactttgaagatgctaaaatataacacagttttgatttattttggattttgtttagtcacaacataattcccatagttatgttattccatagttttgatgactttactattattcaaaaatatgaagaaaaaaaattataataaagaatgagtaagtgtttcaaaacttttgaccagtagtgtatatatccTTGAAAATATGTTCTTTTTATCATCTCATCTCATTTTTAGCATCTCAGATAATCGTATTTGTCAACAACATACATTACTGATATACTTTGAGATTATACAGACACATAAGACTTACCTTCATATTTGGAGCCATCTGGGTAATAAAATATACCTTGTCCATGTTTTAAATTCATGTGCCACTCTCCAATGTATCTGGCCCCATTCTTGAACTTGTATGTGccctaatatacagttgtgctcaaaagtttgcataccctggcagaaattgtgaaattttggcattgatttggaaaataggactgatcatgcaaaaaaaacaaactgtcttttatttaaggatagtgatcatatgaagccatttattatcacatagttgtttggctcctttttaaatcataatgataacagaaatcacccaaatgtccctgatcaaaagtttacatacccttgaatgtttggccttgttacagacacacaaggtgacacacacaggtttaaatggcaattaaaggttaatttcccacacctgtggctttttaaattgcaattagtgtctgtgtataaatagtcaatgagtttgttagctctcacatggatgcactgagcaggctagatactgagccatggggagcagaaaagaactgtcaaaagacctgcataacaaggtaatggaacttcatGAAGATGgaatatataaaaagatatccaaagccttgaaaatgccagtcagtactgtttaatcacttattaagaagtggaaaattcggggatctcttgataccaagccaaggtcaggtagactaagaaagatttcagccacaactgccagaagaattgttcaggatacaaagaaaaacccacaagtaacctcaggagaaatacaggctgctctggaaaaagatggtgtggttgtttcaaggagttttttttttgcatgatcagtcatattttccaaatcaatgccaaaatttcacaatttctgccagggtatgcaaatttttgagcacaactgtacacagAACACAAGGTTTATCATATGCCTCCATTGTGTAAAAGAACAGAAATTGCATTAAAAGTAAAAGTATCTAACAAATGAGAAGAGTTTTGTGAGCAGAATTACCCATCCAGATCTCTTGCCATATTCATATGATCCTTGGTAAGTGTCTCCATTAGGCAGGACAGCTTTCACCTGTCCATGTCTCTCTCCGGCTTCATTTCTGTCTCCCTCATACTCCTGCAACACATGATCTACTGTTGTGATCTACTGCTGACAGGCTGTGACTCGAACATAACCAGTGAAAGTCACTCACCCCCAGGGACCCTTGCTCGTCGTCAAACTCTTCGGAGCCAACGTCTGACATGATAAATGTTAATGAGCAAAAGAATCCCAAAGGCAACCTTACGGTTCAAAACTGTTGACTGTTAACATAGCAACATGAGGCAGACACATGCGCAGCATCACTCAGATGTTTCACGCTTGTTTCAGCAatacaatattttaaaagaaacaaatatttacaataccagtcaaaagtttctACACACTTGACTCAGTTTGTGTTTCGTGATCTTAAAACCCCAGTCTGAAGgtttatgattaaatgttttgaaTTAGTTTAGTAGTTTTGTAGACTATTTAAATGGTGTGATTGAATTAATTTCTTACAGAACTCAAAGAAAAGATTAGTTTGACCGGATAATAACGGAAAAGCATCCAACAAGTAATAGCCTGTTAAAAAAATGAGTATTTCTAATGTTTTACAGATAGTGTAAATGTTTCATttcactttaaaggtgcacttagtaattttttcctcattaaaaagtttaactcctaaaggcatgaattgtaattttgcagtatTTGTAGGAAAACATGCGCactcattttaaaatgaagactccagtcatatcagtaaccttataaaagctgttttattctacatggagagggtccgcacatgggggctgccatgttagaatcacatgaccagccgaatactactcacttaatctcagtaaccatcctgttatttgacactttcactcattgattaaagtaatcatggctgactgtgaatactaaatttctacaatggcatctgaaactggaaactattgattttaaattatgctgcatccaagccactaggtgtcagtgtaagtccaagatgacacaaagacgaaacttactgagtgcacctttaattatatttaagccTAATGCTAGGGATTTTCCAGGATTGTCTCAGTTTTTGgccatctgtcctggaaaaattAAATTAGCCTACAGTCTGGGATGCAAAATGTCCTGGAATTTCAATATTTTCCCAATGCGTTCACACATACTAACCTTTGTTTGTAAGCACACTATGTAAGGAGGAGAATCAAATGCATTCTTATATGAATCATTAGGAAAACCGATTAATTTTAGAGAACTGGTTTGTTCGGatgattgagattttttttttttaattttgtgtgaaCAATCATTTAAACTTTAGTCTGgaaaacatgtccaaaaatggAAAGTCCTTCCTTGTACTGTAAGCTCTCTTATGTTCATAATGcctaacactaaaaaaaaaaaagcctatttttaatatttacacattttgatttcataacaaatttcaatcaaattgaattttgtgatttttccattttaaacaagtaatctttaacaaaatataataaaaaacgtaatattttacttattattattattattattattattattattattatttttaaaacacaattaatttttttgctatgaaatttaaatgtttatcttaaaaataggctatatTATTTTGTTagtatattaaacatttttatttattatttgattgaAGTATATGCTGTATATGTGGTAATTTCCATATCAAAAAAAGGAGTATCCTAAACAATTATAAATactatgttttatttcttgtatgaTGGCCAATACGTTTTTTTCGTCATTGATCAggtgtccaggaattttacaGGGCCATGGTGGCAACCCTAACTGTAACATATCATTGttataacttttattattattattattattattattattattattattattattataagacttttattattattattattattattattattattactttattataagacttttattattattattattattattattattattataagacttttattttgacaggatTTATCTTGTAACCGAACAGTGTACAATAAAACCTCGTGACTGACCAGTTGACTCAATTTAGAAAGTCACGTGATTATTGTTTTCTAAAACAAGGATGTAAGTTAAAAAATCAGCACAGCTGCGTCCGAAACAGCAAACTAATGTTTCTGCGACCTTTTCCTGAGATGAAACATTACATGCAGATCATTTACGCTGTCCTTCATTTATGGATTCTGGAGTTACTCGTTCCTGATAACGCTCATGGAAAGCAAGTCTGGCCAGTGCCTTACAAGTAAGCTGCATTTTTCAAGTTGCCTCACACCGGGGTTTCTCAGTGTCTTGATAAAGTCGTGTTGTCCTTACAGATATACTATTTCATCTTTGTTTAGGAGAACTTGTGTGTCTTTAAGTCTCAAAAATCTGTGGCACAGTCAAAGTCTAGTTTTTAAAGACTGTAAAGCAGGCATTTAGCAATTTAATCAGTATTACTACAGAATTCAGAAGCATAAGACATACTTGATGTGACTAGGCATTAGGCACATTCACTGATAAATGTTTTgtgagtgtattttttttatttttattttttattttttttaaataaacattaaaatatggccATAAATAGGGCACATACAAGTACAAGAATGGGGCCAGATACATTGGAGAGTGGCACATGAATTTAAAACATGGACAAGGTATATTTTATTACCCAGATGGCTCCAAATATGAAGGTAAGTCTTATGTGTCTGTATTATCTCAAAGTATATCAGTAATGTTTGTTGTTGACAAATACGATTATCCGAGATACTAAAAATGAGAtgagatgataaaaaaaaacaaaacaaaaaaaaaacgtattttcaaggtaatacagttgaagtcagaagtttacatacacttaggttgaagtcatgaaaaatattttaaccacttcacagatttaatattagcaaacaaaagttttggcaagttgtttagaacatctattttgtgcatgacacaagtcatttttcctctttttttttttttttttttttaattgactatatcacagttccagtgggtcagaagtttacatacatcaagttaactgtgcctttaagcagcttggaaaattccagaaaatgatgtcaagcctttagacaattagccagttagcttctgataggagatgtactgaattgaaggtgtacctgtggatgtattttaaggcctaccttcaaactcagtgcctctttgcttgacatcatgggaaaatcaaaagaaatcacccaaaaattgtggaactccacaagtctggttcatccttgggaacaatttccaaatgcctgaaggtaccacgttcatctgtacaaacaacagtatgcaagtataaacaccataggaccacgcagccatcataccgctcaggaaggagacacattctgtctcctagagatgaccgtagtttggtgtgaaaagtgcaaatcaatcccagaataacagcaaaggaccttgtgaagatgctggaggaaacaggtagacaagtatctatatccacagtaaaacaagttctatatcgacataacatgaaaggctccaggaagaagccactgctccaaaaccaccataaaaaagccagaatacagtttgcaagtgcacatgaggacaaagatcttactttctggagaaatgtcctctggtctgatgaaacaaaacgcatcccaaccgtgaagcatgggggtggctgtatcatgttgtgggggtgcttcacaaaatagatggtatcatgaggaaggaaaattatgtggatatattgaagcaacatctcaagacatcaaccaggaagttaaagctcggtcacaaatgagtcttccaaatggacaatgaccccaagcatacatccaaagttgtggcaaaatgtcttatggacaacaaagtcaaggtattggagtggccatcacaaagctctgacgtCAATCCgatatttgtgggcagaactgaaaaagcatgtgcgagcaaggaggcttacaaacctgactcagttacaccagttctgtctggaggaatgggccaaaattccagcaacttattgtgagaagcttgtggaaggctacccaaaacgtttgacccaagttaaacaatttaaagacaatgctaccaaatactaacaaagtgtatgttaacatctgatccactgggaatgtgataaaagaaataaaagctgaaataaataattctctctactattattctgacatttcacattcttaaaataaagtagtgatccaaactgacctaagacagggatgttttctacgattaaatgtcaagaattgtgaaacttGAGTTTgtatgtatttggctaatgtgtatgtaaacttctgacatcaactgtgtgtgtgcgtgtgcgcgtgtgtgtgtgtgtgtgtgtgtgtgtgtgtgtgtgtatatatatatatatatatatatatatatatatatatatatatatatatatatatatacaaaatttcatgacattcacaattatttgaatgtattttaattaatgaTTTGTTATACTTCTAAAgtgttaataatatatatttctaGGAGGCACACATAAACTActtcatatattttattggaGTGTGTATGTTGTAATTTACAAATCCTATTAAGGTAAAGGTTATGCCAGAGACTATTTTGCAGAGATGGGCcccttctattaaaatgaatggaagaaaatggaaagctcaaccaaggagctccggtgcccaatggtcaacggatgtaggaAGGAAGTCATGCCTTACAGGTAAacgagccagtcaccttttagacacagacatcgcctgacaatcaactcaagaatgtgcatgtgcattagctatattAGCTTTTTCAATCTGAGgcaaagaagcacagtttatgattccagtggtgtcagattttaatgctaatttgaaatatgttctttgatcgtaatcttgaccaaccattttgatttagatctttccccattcaagttgataggagctgtactttcatgactggaaatagcttcccaagagcattccaaagatggctgccattggactgatttgctagaaagactttggtcatGCTCATGAAAGTTACTTGCGTTATGATACAGGTAAGGCTAAagtgcaagtcagtccactggcggccatctttgaaatGTTCTCGGTTAGCTATTTCCAGTCaagaaagtgcagctcctatctacttgaattgggaaagacagaaatatccaaaatggttggtcaaaattgcactcaaagaacatatttcaaattagcattaaaatctgacaccactggaatcataaattgtgctgctttacctcagattatgctaaaaaaaaaaaaaaaatgaaatttttccaGTTTGTATAGCTCATACGCCTGcacattctcaagttgattgtcaggcaatgtctgtatctaaaatgtgattggctcttttacatgtaaggacttcctttctacagccattgggcattccaatatctcctgttcattttaatagaagtggcccgtttCTGCTAATTAGTCTCCGGTAAGGCAGAGACTAATTGTATTACTGTAGGCTTGGCTCATGTATATTAATGAAGTTAACTGACCCTTTGCTAGGCATTCCTCATATAACAGTGTCTTTTATAAATTTGCAGGAGACTTGACAGGCGTCCAGATGTGGATCCCTACTGCCAGGCTTTATACCCATTCTGCCCCACTGGAGATCCAGATGGTCGGATACCCTACATGAAAGACTCTGACATTATCTATGTGTTCAGACTGCAGACACCTGTGTGGGAGTTCAAATATGGTGACATCTTGGGAAAGTTTGTAAGTGCACTCATTGAATTTGACTCTTTCCAGAATGGTGTATTCGATTTAGTCTAATCAAGAGTTTTGCACTGTTCAGCATATCATGCACGATGCCATTGGCTTTGGAAGTGCAGACACTGGAAGAAACTTCACTATGGAGTGGTACGAGCTGTTTCAGCTTGGGAATTGCACTTTTCCACATGAAAGAGAGGAGATGAGTGCTCCATTCTGGTGTAACCAGGGAGCCGCATGCTTCATTGAGGGCATAGATGACATACACTGGAAACAGAATGGCACTCTAGAGAAAATAGGAGAGATTTCAGGTAAAACAAAGTGCTCTTTGTAAGCACAGAATATGTATTCACAGATTATGATCTTTAACTCATGTGTACTGGTGTTTCAGGGCTCAACAATTAAGTGGGCTGTGGGAGTAGGTAGTTGGGATTTTTAATTGCAATGCACTGTTCAACATTTTCAAATTCGCAATTAAATGAtgaattgaaaaatatttttatttttccttaaacatcatttttgtttttcttaaaaaaaaaaaaaaaaacaataataataataataataaaaaataaaaaaaatttattaacactttacaataaggctccattcgttaacattagttaatgctttaggtatcatgaactaacaatgaacaatatttttttacatcatactttaatctttgttaatgttagtgaataaaaataaattgttcattgttagttcatagtgcattaatgttaacaaatacaacttttgattttaaaaatgtgttagtatatgttgaaattaacataaaccaagattaataaatgctgtaaaagtatagttcattgttagttcatgttaacattaGTCTTTTTATTTGCAATACTATCTGGACATTTTAAAGCTTTAACTATGTGACAGCTATAAcaaattttactggaaaataatgtcatattttataaaacatcacagatttgttttttgtttttccaccaaGACTTCCAAGATTATCACAACTCATAATTTCAGCAAAACTCCATATCAATCAGCGAGCAGAattcaaaaactttaaaaacatgTTAAACCACGTTAATGTTCGCAAGGCATAAAAACgtatacagtatgtgcaacaAATGTAAGGCAACGTCCATACTAATCCATTTAAAAATTCAGTTTTCAGTTTACTAACgtaattgttttccaaagtatgcagtaatggacaGCGTTTTTGAAATactgcatttttgtttgaggaaaatgctgttccagtgtggatgcataaacatagcaaaatcaatacatttttaaacacatgGCCTAAGATTGTCAAAAAATATGTACTGGCCCAATAGGGCACATGATAGTTTAATCAAGTGTCCTTAAGCTTTCTCATCCTGGCCTCAAGCCATGGTTATTGAgtactgtgatttttctttcatttagGCTTCATGCTGTCTCTCTCATATGCTTTTGTTTTATTAGGTGAGATGTTTAATGAGATGGCTCGTTGGGTTCAGGAGGACAATGAAACCGGTGTTTATTACGAGACTTGGACCGTAAAGTCGGACCCTCTGGATAATGCCACAAAGTGGTTTGAATCCTATGATTGTTCTCAATTTGTGCACCGCACATATAAGAAATTAATGGAGCTAGGTGCTGTGCTGTTCAGCAAAGCTCAAACGAATTACACAAAGATCTATCTGTACAGCAGAAAGCCAATGTATTTGGGAAATGACACCATCTTTACAGAGTCTTCTACAAAAGATCTCGCCAGAGATATCAAGAAGTTCTATCACTACTTTCGCCCTCACCAGTCAGTGTTAGAAGTCATTTTGAGTCTGTTTGAAGCTTATGAAAAGATGGTCCTTGAGAGGACCTTTTATTTGTACTACAACTTTGAATATTGGAAACTGCCAATGAACTATCCCTACTTCAGAATAACCTATGAGGAGATTCCTTTACCCTAATGATCAGTCTTTGCTGCTAAATAATAAATAGTCAGTTTTTTCACTATTTTCATTTTGTATGTCACCAGACAAACATTATTGATTAACTATTTTTGctaaaaatattgcaaattttTTTAACTTTCTCAGCATGTAgtgctttatttttaaatgttacattttaatgtaaaacattcacacaaatctGCAAATGTTTAGATtgctctttatttaaaaaaaataaaaatgttataatcaTGTTTTTACAACAAAGAAATATGACTCTTCCAAATTTGCAACACAAGCAATTTGATCACTTGCTTACGAAAAAACTAAAACTTCACCACTTGTTTATACAGACTACAGTTATCTGAGatttattttaatggctttgagTTAACAATGTTCAAAAAAAGAAGTCAGTCTAGCAAAATGATTGgtgtaaacacatttatttttgttgtttaaaaaaacatggattAACAAATAGGAATACatcatcagccacaacattaaaaccacctgcctaatgttgtgtaggtccccctcatgccaccaaaacagcaccaacccgcatctcagaatagcattctgagattatattcttctcactataattgtacagagcggttatcagagttactgtagactttgtcagttcgaaccagtctggccattctctgctgacctctcatCATCAACAAGggatttccgtccacagaactgccactcactggatgttttttgtttttgtcaccattttgaataaattctagagactgttgtgtgtgaaaatcccaggaggtcagcagttacagaaatactcaaaccagcccatctggcaccaacgatcatgccacggtctgaatcactgagatcacattttgaaattccccattctgatggttgatgtgaacattaactgaagcgcctgacctgtatctgcatgattttatgtaccgcactgctgccacatgatttgctgattagataatcacatggatgattgttggtgccagatgggctggtttgagtatttttgtaactgctgatcttctgggattttcatgcacaacagtctctagaatttactccgaatagtgccaaaaacaaaaaacatctagtgaggggcagttctgtggatggaaacaccttgttgatgagagaggtcaacagagaatggccagactggttcgaactgacaaagtctacggtatctcagataaccgctctgtacaattgtggtgagaacaatagtacctcagaatgctattctgagatgtgggttggcgctgtttctgtggcatgagggggacctacgcaatattaggcaggtggttttaatgttgtggcttatcgtGTATGCGGCTGGTTTTACATATATTGTGTTAGCTTGCAACTATACAAGCATTATCAACAGATGTATTATTTCACTGTATCCTATTCAGATCATGTCTGCAAAGCCAGTTCTCACAACATTCTTCACACAATCTAATAGAAACCAATCAATGGTTCATTGTATTCCTAAAAttgatttacaatttttttttcaattcgaTGACAAAAGTGTGCTGTCAGCCAAACACTAATCCTTTAATTTCATTCCACTCTGACCTACTCAACAAGACAAGTTATTTGGCATTCCCCTTCCCTGTTACACCAACATATCAGTGATTATTTCCTTTCTACTTAGTAAGGTGCATATTCACTATACAAAATTAATTTTTCGTACAAAAGCACTGCGGTAATATCAAACATATTTAGTTATACAAAATGTTTCACATTATAAAATACAGTTCACTATCTACATAAACAGCGTTAATTGATAGACGACAAAGACTAGCTAAACTGAAAGGTCTTTGAACACTACCTTTAACTTGCGGTTTTTGTGATCTTAAGATGCATCACACAAGCAAGGCCACTAAGTAAGTGAGGGAaagcctctctctctcattcactaaAGGGTTATGGCTTATGTGTTTAGAGGGCATTGTTTAGGGATTGCAACTGAGATCCACCCTAACAACATGGACAAACTACATAAATCAGTGCCCAATAAAACCAGAATGTGATTCATATGAGATCTGAACATGAATTACCATCCTAAAGCTAAATGCAATGCTGTTTTGCACTGACGtaaaaattattacttttttttttatttaaatatttttacaaatatgtgATCCACCTCTGCGGTTTTGACAGCACAACGTTGAAAACACCCTGATCTAAACAGACACAATTTAATGTAATAGTGAATTATGTACAGATAGCAAAATAGATGAGCATCTGATGAGCATCCAGGACAAAGAGTCCATTAAAATCTGAATCATGAGTGATGAAtatctgcttaaagggatagttcacccaaaaatgaaaattctctcatcatttactcaccctcatgccatcccagatgtgtatgactttcttttttctgcagaacacaaagatttttagaaaaataactcTGCTCTATTGCTCTAAATCATTGAAGGTTCAGAAGCATATAAAGGCataaagtaacccatatg
Coding sequences within it:
- the LOC127446747 gene encoding ceroid-lipofuscinosis neuronal protein 5-like produces the protein MFLRPFPEMKHYMQIIYAVLHLWILELLVPDNAHGKQVWPVPYKRLDRRPDVDPYCQALYPFCPTGDPDGRIPYMKDSDIIYVFRLQTPVWEFKYGDILGKFHIMHDAIGFGSADTGRNFTMEWYELFQLGNCTFPHEREEMSAPFWCNQGAACFIEGIDDIHWKQNGTLEKIGEISGEMFNEMARWVQEDNETGVYYETWTVKSDPLDNATKWFESYDCSQFVHRTYKKLMELGAVLFSKAQTNYTKIYLYSRKPMYLGNDTIFTESSTKDLARDIKKFYHYFRPHQSVLEVILSLFEAYEKMVLERTFYLYYNFEYWKLPMNYPYFRITYEEIPLP